CCCTGCCGCCACTGTAAGTCGATGATGGAGCAACACCGCCGCGGCTATTGATTTCATTTGAAGATAAGCTAAATCTTTTCCTAAACAAATTCGGGGTCCCGCGTTGAATGTAACAAATCTATACGAATCCTTTGGCTCGAATTTTTTGCCGTCTTCGGATAACCACCTTTCTGGTTTGAATTCCAGGCAATCTTCACCCCAAATGAATTTCATACGACCAGCTGAATATATAGAGTATGTCACGTTTGATCCAGCAGGGACGAATGTCCCATTAGGCAAGACATCATCTGCTATTACATGCTTTGAGTCTTGTGGCACTGATGGGTAGAGTCTTAATGTCTCAGATAGTGCTGCTTTAAGGTATATTAATCGGTCAACTTCTTCGAATACAAGGGGTTCATTTACCCATTTGGAAGTATCAGTGCCACGTGTCTCCATCAAAACGTTAGTAATTTCTGTGATGATCTTTTCTTCCACCCTTAAATTTTGACTGACTAACCAGAAGAACCAGCATAGTGCGACCGAAGTCGTGTCACGTCCAGCTAAAATAAAGTTTAAAGCCACGTGTCTAAGGAATTCATCTGAGTAGGATTCCTTTTTTTTCATGAAACGGGACAGCAAGTCGTCGTGTGGGATCTCACCTTGATGCTGACTCAGCAATTCAAGCTTGCGTGTATTAATGATTTCGGATAAGAATTTATCCATGTGGTCGAGGCTTCGGGTCAGCTTCACTTCCATTCCAAGCCCCAACCATTTTTTCAGCTTCCATATGATTTCGGGCAAAATAAATCGCTGGAGCGTGGCTTCTGTGGCTCGATCAAAAGCCGTTGCGAAGCCGTTCTCGGGAAGCCCTGGAGATGCCGTTTGAGGATCCTTGCCAAATGTCAAGCCACATATGTTATCGAAAGTGAGCCGAAGCAACAGGTCCTGAAAATCAACCGGCTTCCCTTGGAGCTGAGCCGTCTCAAGAATCGGGCAAAACCGCTGCTTGATGGCCCGGTTAACCCACCGCGACATGGCTTGGCGAAGCGTCCTGGTGGTAAACTCCAACGCGGCAGTCTTACGCTGGAATAGCCACGTGTCACCATCAGAATTAAAGATCCCATCACCAAGCAAATCATGAAACACAGCCTGCCAAAACGGCCCCTTGGGATAATTGTCGAACCGGCCCTTCAAAATATGCTCCAAGTTCTTCGGATCGCACGTGACGGTCACGAGACCTTGCTTCCGAGCCAAAAAGGGAATAGCAGCGATGCACGTCTGGTACGTGCCGCCGCACGCTCGTAGGTTGTCGGCAATCCA
This window of the Gossypium arboreum isolate Shixiya-1 chromosome 12, ASM2569848v2, whole genome shotgun sequence genome carries:
- the LOC108471061 gene encoding cytochrome P450 86A22-like produces the protein MDASVALMILSAVVVYLVWFKFIARSLNGPRVWPLLGSLPGLIENSNCMHEWIADNLRACGGTYQTCIAAIPFLARKQGLVTVTCDPKNLEHILKGRFDNYPKGPFWQAVFHDLLGDGIFNSDGDTWLFQRKTAALEFTTRTLRQAMSRWVNRAIKQRFCPILETAQLQGKPVDFQDLLLRLTFDNICGLTFGKDPQTASPGLPENGFATAFDRATEATLQRFILPEIIWKLKKWLGLGMEVKLTRSLDHMDKFLSEIINTRKLELLSQHQGEIPHDDLLSRFMKKKESYSDEFLRHVALNFILAGRDTTSVALCWFFWLVSQNLRVEEKIITEITNVLMETRGTDTSKWVNEPLVFEEVDRLIYLKAALSETLRLYPSVPQDSKHVIADDVLPNGTFVPAGSNVTYSIYSAGRMKFIWGEDCLEFKPERWLSEDGKKFEPKDSYRFVTFNAGPRICLGKDLAYLQMKSIAAAVLLHHRLTVAAGHRVEQKMSLTLFMKYGLCMDVHPRNLKPVPEKMHKADEEVYV